Below is a window of Apodemus sylvaticus chromosome 5, mApoSyl1.1, whole genome shotgun sequence DNA.
GGCTGGGCAAGGCATTTTCAGAGTGCCAAGCCTGGGTGCCAGAGCTGACGGAGCTGCTCCGTGCTTGTGTCAGCCAGGTGGCCTGTAAGGGgctgctctctgcctccctggccaTTTTCATCTCTGCACTGGAATCCTCTTGTCTAGACTAAGCCGGGCGAGGGCCTACCTGTGTTGTGTTAGTCTCTGACACAACACAGTTCACAGTTTGCCCCTCTTCTTTTGAGCTCAGCAGAAATATGTTGCCAGCACATGTTCTTTCATCCAGCATCCTGCACATGGGCTGGACTGAGAGAACATGGTGAGcatgagagaaagaaatgattggatggatgggtggatggatggatgggtggatggatggatgggtggatgggtggatgggtggatggatgggtggatggtaggtggatggatggatggatgggtgggtggatgggtggatgggtggatggatggatgggtggatgggtggatgggtggatgggtggatggatgggtggatggtaggtggatggatggatggatgggtgggtggatgggtggatgggtggatgggtggatgggtagatgggtagatgggtggatgggtggatgggtgggtggatgggtggatgggtggatgggtggatgggtggatgggtggatgggtggatgggtggatgggtgggtggatgggtggatgggtaggtggatggatgggtggatggatgggtggatgggtaggtggatggatgggtggatggatggatggatgggtggatgggtaggtggatggatgggtgggtggatgggtggatgggtaggtggatggatgggtggatggatggatggatgggtgggtggatgggtggatggtgggtggaGGGGTGGAAGGATGGAAACTAACAAGGAATAGACACATTTTTGTCCTTAGACATTTCTAACACATTTGACACGCTGTGACTGAAGGAGAGTGAAAACTAACACTTTCCAGATAATGCTTCTCCAACCAGATGTTCAGAGactaaacaaaaaaggaaagaaaaaagtaaccCATCACACTGCTTTGCATTCTACACCCACATCGCTAGTAGGATAATGTGGCAGTCATATTCAACACGTATGGTCTGCACTTGGGGCTGATGACGCTGAGAGATGTTAACTGGGATAGAATAAACACCATAGTCTGTGTGATGTAGCGACACCGAAAGCATCAAGGGAAGAGCAGGTAGGAAAGTGCCTGGCCAGGGCCACACAGTCCAGAGATGTCAACGGCCACCTATTCATGTTAGGGATGCAGATTCTTATGGGAAAAGTGAAAAGATGATCAAGTGCAGTCTGAAACCTTACATCTGTGCAGCTGCCCTCAATAGCTGCATCCTCGGCTGCAGTTGTTAATGGGAAGAAACTTGCTCTGCATTGCACATAGATGGCTTCTCCCTTGTGTGGACCCTACACAGCACAGTAGTGCTTGTGTAGTACTAGGCACTAGCAATCTAAAGATGATTTAAAGTACACGGGAGATTACGTGCAGGGTATATGCAGATGCCTGTCATTTTATACGTGGGGTCTGAGCACACAAGGGTCTTGGTAGCCAAAAAGCTCCTTGGAACAAATCCCCATCAGACATAGACAGTCTGTATTTCAGTGGCTGTCACAGACATTTTGTTTATCAGACTGTATGGCCTTATCATTTTCTACTCTTCTAAATTCATCAGTAGAATGATGTTCATGAAGAGTAGAACTCGTTCACTAATGAGTCTCGTTTAGAGGCCAAAATGGCTGTGTATGGATGAGAGGACACTATTTTGCCCGTGGGTGCAGACCAGCCTAAGAATCTAAGGACTCTTAGGCGCTGCCATTTAAATTATAAGCTATTTATTTGTCTCCTTATTTACAATTAGCACCTGGTAATGCGCTGATCTTATGGAGGTCCTTAGGATCTGTTACCATGGTTACCACCAATGTAAATGCTACACtatataaaagaaacaatttaGAAATGGCTGGCTATTAAGTCGAGCCTATTTAACTAGTTTGGGAGATATTTTATTCTGGTGGAGTCCTTGCATTTGGGTCCCACTTCAAAGTCAACGCATTAAGTTTTTGATGGGTTTTAAGATGCTTTCAGAGCCTCCTGCTTTCACAGTAGGGAGCTGAATGTTTTTCAAAGGAGCCCGGAAGAAAGTGGTGCCCGGTAGAAAACAAGTGCAATGGGTGGAGAGCCCAGCAATCTCACTTAAAAAGTGTTCAAACCGCCACCAAGAATagccccatctcctcccacaagCCCACAGGCTCACTCCAGGCCCAGAGGTTTCCAGCAGCTGTGCCCATCCTCCAGTGGGGCAGACAGGAATGTGCAGATGAAAGGGCCTCCCACTGCCCTTTCTGTCACTGGACTATAGGTTGTAAGGCCGCCCTCTTGACATCCACCTGGCTTCTTAATAGGCCGTTGGGAAGCCATTTGCAGAACTACTAGACTATGGCCCACAAAACGGTTGTGTTGGTGGGATGGGTGACTGGTATTCTCAGatatggcctctctctctctctctctctctctctctctcctctctctgtctctctctttctctctctgtctccccccccccccatctaagCAGAAGAAGCCCACTGACCTCTGCTAGGGAAGGTCTCTCCAGGGGCAGGAAACAAAATGAACCCTTGCTTCTGGCTTCTGTTACCCAAACCCAAGTCCTCGGGGGAGTTCAGGAAAAAGAGtttgaggagaaggaaaaagaaaggatgatGAAAGAAGGGGAGgcaagaagggaaggggagggagggtcgGAAAGGGGGGTGGACAGGAGTGGGGGCTGCAGTGTGTCTGTGCTTCAGCAGAGCCTCAGGCTGGCCTTTAAGGCAAATGCCAGGGAGATAAAGACTCAGCAAGGCCACCTAGACCAACCAGGGTTGCAATGTAAAGTCAGGCGGGGTGGGTGACACCGGCCTGAGGGAGGGCAGGCACCAAGGCCTGGGTCTGGAGAGGGAGCTATCCCACCCAAAGCCAGGAGACCTCTTGGACTTGAATAGATTTCAAGAGGCAAGCCAGGGCCCCAGACCTGGCAGAGTCATGGGCGGGGATTTGGGGGGAATCTGAGAAGTGCCTATGTGGCCCGAAAGGGAGAAAAGACATGGGTCCCAGAAGCTGGGCATGAGCCTGCGGTAGGTGACATGGGTCCCAGAAGCTGGGCATGAGCCTGTGGTAGGTGAGAGAATTCCACCGAACAAGGAGCGTATGGTCTTTCTCCCATCACTCTGGTGAAAGGCACTTTGCATCAAATATTAGTTTCTTGTAGATTTCAGTCTCCGGGCTGGGATTCGCACTCATGTCATATATTTGGGAAATGCTTATTTTagaaagtaacacacacacacacacacacacacacacagagttctttATTGTAGGACTTTTCAgaaatttaatatttgaaaatattccaTTCTGGATCTTCAAGAAAGGCATTCAGTAGATCACTGGTGTGCTGGCAAATGATTAATAACCAACTTGAGAATTAAATCAAGGCTTAGCCCTGATTTATAGTGTTGCAACTTCCATGTTGTAAACCCTGAAGTCATTCCAGTTTCAGACTGACCCTCGGGGCTGCGGAGGACTTTGTTATTCTGTCAATCTGTGATGACAGTTGCAGGCTGACATCCTAACAAGCAGGAATGACCCAGAGGGCTCCTCTTCAGGACAGATTCAGTGAACTCACAATCAAAACTCTACTTTGGAGATGCTGCCAGGAACGTGGCTCCAAGACCCTGTGCTCTGACACACAGCGAACCATCAGCATCTTGGCTCATTACAGTATCTCCACAgaagtgtttgttttttaagaaacgCTTCCACTGTGTAGACACACTGCTCTTGAACTATGGTCCCAGCCTCTGGAGTAATGGAATGGCAGGCGTAGACTGCCATGTAGTTAGGTTCTTCTAAGGGACCATAGTCATGCCGACAGGAATGATATAAAGAATGAggaaaagccaggcagtgataacacacgcctttaataacactgggagacagacaggtgaatgaatctctgagttggaggccagcctagtctgcagagtgagtttcaagacagccagggttacaaagaaaaactgtctcaaaacaacaacaaacagcaaatgaagcaaagcaaaaacaaacaaaagaatccagagaagactgacttcccgTGCCAAGGTGACTATGCTCTCTGAGGACCCCACATAATTCCTGTGTGTTGGTGTTAATGCCTCTGCTGAGGGCTGTGCATCCAACAAGATGGTTGGAAACCGCCGTGAGACTTGGAGACCTACAACATGAAAGACAGCACAACCTTTGCCTTGTTCTTTACGGGCTctctcaaggccagtctggatgAATGTCACCTGGGACAGAGCTCTGGAGCCCAGGTGGCAAGAAACTAACCAGGAGGCTCAATTTGTCTCTGTGCCGtcgaccccaccccacccccaccccagaagtGGAGCCTCGGCTCAGTCAGGCTCACCCCTGGCTGCAGCACAGCCATGCTGGAGCTTCCGGGCTCAGAGAAACTGCTAGATAATGTTGTTTTAAGATGCTAAATTTGGGGGGTAATTTGTTACGCCACATGATATAATTAATGCAGAACCCAATCTGTAGGAACGTTTTTAActtaaaagggaagaaaagatgaaaactGTATAGACAAATATGTGAAACCAAGCAGTGTGTGGATAATTACGAACTGATTGTTACCGAGTTCTGAgaactgggatgggggagggggagggaaagggggctgGTGTGGCGGGGAAACAAGAGGCTTATTGAGGAATTCCAGAGGTTAATTTAGAAGGAAAGGGAGCCTGGAGAAAGGCGAGATCACATCGTGGGGGCTCTCTCCTCAGAGGACAAACCAAAACTTGAGGAGTTCATCCAAGTGGTCTTTGCAAAAAATGTAAATTCACTTGGAAATCAAGAGTCTATCTtgaagttgggcatggtggcacaaccCTGTAGTTTCACAACGtgagaagcagaagaggaagatgacGTGAGCTCAGGTGTGGGAAGCAGATGAGTCACGAGTCAAGGACCCTAATGCCTCAGACCTGTGGGAATAGgtgaggaccccccccccccccccccagtgaggCTCAGGAGGGTGGTGAAGTCTTCCTCTGGTTACAAAGACTGACCAGTGGGAGCCAGAACTAGCAGTTCAGCTTCCTTCTGGATGAGCAGAGGACTGATCCCTACAAAGACCTTCCACCCAGGTTAGCTAACCCCTCCTCCTGTGCTGTGCGTATAATACCCGCCACTGTGTTTCTGGGTTGTATGTCTGGTGTCCCCTTTGAGAACTAGCACAGCTTAGTTGGTCCCAGCTTTACCAGCATGtgtctgtcatttcttcattcccAAACTGCCCAGTCTGGTTTCCCAGAACGAGCTGGGctgacagtgagacagacagagaaagcctAGAAGGAATCCAGCTGGTCTTGCATACTGGGCAGACACACAGTGGCCCTACTGCGTGGAAGATGAAGACTGCTACATTGCTTTCCTACCTCCACAAGTGAGTCACAGGAGGGTCTCTGTcttcatgtctctgtctctctctgtctctgtctctctctctctctctctctctcacacacacacacacacagagagagagagagagagagagagagagagagagcacagattCAGATCTTTGGAACAAACGATGAAGAgtcaactttttattttttaattaagtcatccagactttaaaaattatctaaaattaaaaagCGGTTTACTAGTCTGTAATCTATCACCATTGATGCTGGGCGGAGGAAAGGCAGGGTAATTATTAGGTTGGATTAAATCACAGAATCAGAAGATTCAGTTCTTGGGGAGTTGGTTTCCATGCTGGAGAAATAGGTGGTTTCTGTTTAGCTGAAAGGAACAGACAAACAAAAGCCCTTCAGTCAACCAGAGGAAGTTTGtggccctccacagcctctgatgTTTTTTCACTTTGCTTTGTCAAAGAAGTTTATAGACTTGTGGTAGAAGTCACGGCAGTGTGGAGGTGCTGGCTGCAACAGTGCTCCCACAACAGTGCTCCCCCAAAACCTTTATTTCTCTTGATTCTTATTCAATGCCTTGGGGAAACTTGTCTAAGTCAAATAGAAAATTAAAGGACACGGATAGGCAGCCATGGAAAGCGTAGTTAATGTGTAGTTAATGTCCATGGATTAAAAAGTGCAGCCAGTCTCATCAATAGTTACAGAAGTACAGAATCAATGCAAGGAGATTGAAtttctaaaacctttcccaataggCAAAGTCTAAAAGTTTGTTAGTCCTCAGTAGTGGGAGGCAGGGACCTGGGCAAGTTGCAGGTAGGCAAGATGTAATTGGCCAGAAGCATTTCGGACATCCCAGAACCCTCAGCACGGCGTTACGCTCACAAGCCCCTTGTTCTAACAGGCGTTCCTGTGCTTTCTCCTGCTACGACGGTAAAGGAAGTGCAAGTTTACGGATGTTTTCTTCAGCCTTTTGGGAAATCATATAAAAGTTAGACATGTCAATGTATACAACACAAAGCCAGCTAAAAAACCAAATAGTAACAAATGCATGTAACGTTCACTTATTCtctatatatttatgaaatgGTGCGATCTCCCAATAGCCCTTAAAATTGATTCGTTCTTGTCTTATGATGGAGCAGtcataaagaaaaataccacTCAGCCAGCAAAGAACACTTATAGGGAAGTTTCAGGCAAGGCTATGGAGCACAGTCTTACTTATGACTAAAATAGTTTCCCATaacaatatgcatatatatatatatttatatttaggaaGAAAATGTTTGCTACACAGATGAACAAGAAATAAACAGCTAACAGAAAAGGCCACAGAGGGAGGAAGACtattgtttcatttattatttgttttttctttaataatgctCAGCGCTAGCCCATCTGCAGAGGCTGGAGTCAGAGCTCTCAAGACTGCTTTCTTCCCTTACGTGCCTGGAGGTGTTTTAGTCAGATCTTTCTGCATCATAATCAAATTCCTGATACAAATCACTTATGGGAAGAAAACCTTGTTTTCCAGAGTCATGGTTGCTTGGTCCACGTGCTTGGGCAGCGCAGTGCACCATGAAAACAGGAGATTATAAAGAGGGGCCTTCTTCACCACTGAACAGGGCTGGGGCACCAGGACAACGTTCAAAGTCATGTCCTCCAGTGAGGGACCTCTTTCTTCAGCTGGACCCATTCTTTAAAGTTTCTAAACTAACCTTCTAAAACAgcagggaccaagtgttcaacacatgagcctgtggaggaTGCTTCATTCACAATCcatagagtgtgtatgtgtgtgttgggggtggggctggagagatggctcagcagtcaaaagcactgactgctcttcctgagttcaattcccagcaggcacatggtggctcataacaatctgtaatgggaaccaacgccctcttctggtgtgtctgaagagagtgacgatgcactcatatacataaaatgaataaataaataaaccttaaaaaaagtaaaaaacaaaaaggagaatgtGGGAACTAACCTCATTCCCtcgggtttctattgctgtggacagacatcatgaccacagcaactcttatttttttttttttttcagagcaaagactttttaatgaatatattttacaaatacaCTGGAGAATCATGCAATGCTTCCTGCATTGGATGCAATCCTGGGCCACAAGTCCGCACATTCCTTTGCAACTGGACCTGTGATAGCAGAACCTTTCATCTCGCCTTTATTGTTTACTATGACCCCTGCATTATCTTCAAAATAAAGAAACACCCCATCTTTTCTTCGATACGACTTTCGTTGTCGAATTACCACTGCTGGATGTACCTTTTCCCTCAGTCCTGGTTTGCCTTTCTTAACTGTGGCCATCACCATGTCCCCCACACCAGCAGCAGGAAGTCTGTTCAGCCATCCCTTGATTCCCTTCACAGAGATGAGATACAAGGTTTTGGCTCCTGTGTTGTCAGCACAGTTGATCACAGCTCTCACCGGAAGACCCAGGGAAATCCGGAATTTCGCTCTGGAGGACCCACCACGTCCTTGCTTAGACATCTAGACTGTCCGGAAcctcagcaactcttataaaggaaaacatttaataggggttggcttagagtttcagagttttagtctgctgaccaagccagctcagtcagtcaacagggtctgaagtgagggagtgaggattgaaaaagaaaaacaattagacAAAATTAT
It encodes the following:
- the LOC127685465 gene encoding 60S ribosomal protein L23-like, with translation MSKQGRGGSSRAKFRISLGLPVRAVINCADNTGAKTLYLISVKGIKGWLNRLPAAGVGDMVMATVKKGKPGLREKVHPAVVIRQRKSYRRKDGVFLYFEDNAGVIVNNKGEMKGSAITGPVAKECADLWPRIASNAGSIA